The genomic segment CCAATACCGCTGTCGGAAACGCTAAGAGAGCATCCTATGCCTTTATCCAGAGTGACTTTAATAGCGCAGCCGTTTGGATTGTACCGAATGCTGTTGACAATCAAATTTGAGACTGCACGCCTCAAAAGCTCTTCATCGCCGATGACCATCGCGTTTTGAGCATCTTCTCTGATTATCACGTCAATAAAATAGCTGTCGGAAAGTCCGCTGTTTAAAAAATCTACAGCCATTTGCCGCAAAAGCGCGGCCAAAGCAATGGCATTCCTTCTGATTGGCTGCATATCGTATTCCAGCTTGGACGCAAGGTTCAAATCGCTTACCAGCGCTTTAATTCGCTCACTCTGTCTGCAGATGATGCCCGCCTGTTCCCGTTTGGATTGAGGCAATTCAGAGTCATCCTCAAGCTGGCTTGCATAGCCCATTACTATGGACAGCGGCGTGCGGATATCGTGGGACACACCGGCAATCCATGTTGTGCGGGCGTTGTCTCTCTTGCTGAGATTGGCCTCCTGCTTTATCAACTGCGCAGAAGTTTTGTTGATTCCGGCGGCAAGATCGCCTAGAAGGCCGCGGGTGGAAAGTTCTACGGGCCGTTTCTCGGTCATGTCCTCTATGCCCTTAGCAAGCGGTTTTAGGGAATGGAACAGGCGCAGGCCGAACAGCAGCGCGAGCAGCACGGCAGCGACACCGTTGAAGATTAAGATCGCCGGTATCCACACAAGGGTGTTTTCCATTACCTTCTGCGGAAGCTCTATGCCAAACTTCCACATGCTACCCTTGGCGCTGCCTAAAACGAAAAGGCCGTACGGATTCCGCCATACATATACCGGATAGTCATTCAGATACCAGCGGGTAAAACCAGCTACGTCCGAAACAGAGTACCTCAGCGGTAAATCGTCTGGCAGATTTTCGCTCCATATCACATTGCCGTCTTC from the Bacillota bacterium genome contains:
- a CDS encoding HAMP domain-containing sensor histidine kinase, with the protein product MKGITKILSRYVLSAAGVTLILLVVNFAVLAMWTVQAKQISQKDYSVSQLADGLTKSNGVYTLSKSARDTIEKRFQWAMLLDEDGNVIWSENLPDDLPLRYSVSDVAGFTRWYLNDYPVYVWRNPYGLFVLGSAKGSMWKFGIELPQKVMENTLVWIPAILIFNGVAAVLLALLFGLRLFHSLKPLAKGIEDMTEKRPVELSTRGLLGDLAAGINKTSAQLIKQEANLSKRDNARTTWIAGVSHDIRTPLSIVMGYASQLEDDSELPQSKREQAGIICRQSERIKALVSDLNLASKLEYDMQPIRRNAIALAALLRQMAVDFLNSGLSDSYFIDVIIREDAQNAMVIGDEELLRRAVSNLIVNSIRYNPNGCAIKVTLDKGIGCSLSVSDSGIGFTQEMLDDLNHPKSSAYLQNHGLGLTIVRQIIKAHRGTTEFRNLPEGGCTVELCLPVSTVEDN